The Actinomycetota bacterium genome includes a window with the following:
- a CDS encoding TrkA family potassium uptake protein, translating into MHVVIMGCGRVGSELAARLESGDHTVAVIDKNPAAFRMLRYQFKGKKIQGYGFDEDILREAGIERAEAFAAVSSGDNSNIVAARLAREKFEVPLVVARIYDPRRAEIYQRLGIPTVATVKWTTDQVMRVLIPDQVASDWRDPNAEIALITLVLPAEWAGWKIEELEAEGHRRVVGVTRTGHARIVRPEMTLQEGDQVHLAVDDDGLQELRPRVLAARRERSDEPAEAQEATR; encoded by the coding sequence CACACGGTGGCGGTGATCGACAAGAACCCCGCCGCCTTCCGGATGCTGCGCTACCAGTTCAAGGGCAAGAAGATCCAGGGCTACGGCTTCGACGAGGACATCCTCCGCGAGGCCGGGATCGAGCGGGCGGAGGCGTTCGCCGCCGTGTCCAGCGGCGACAACTCCAACATCGTGGCCGCCCGCCTGGCCCGGGAGAAGTTCGAGGTCCCACTGGTGGTGGCCCGCATCTACGACCCCCGCCGGGCCGAGATCTACCAGCGGCTGGGGATCCCGACGGTGGCCACCGTGAAGTGGACCACCGACCAGGTCATGCGGGTCCTCATCCCCGACCAGGTCGCCTCCGACTGGCGCGACCCCAACGCCGAGATCGCCCTGATCACCCTGGTCCTGCCCGCGGAGTGGGCCGGCTGGAAGATCGAGGAGCTGGAGGCCGAGGGCCACCGGCGGGTGGTCGGGGTGACCCGGACCGGGCACGCCCGGATCGTCAGGCCGGAGATGACCCTCCAGGAGGGCGACCAGGTCCACCTGGCCGTCGACGACGACGGCCTCCAGGAGCTGCGCCCGCGGGTCCTGGCCGCCCGCCGCGAGCGCTCGGACGAGCCGGCCGAGGCCCAGGAGGCCACCCGGTGA